A portion of the Toxoplasma gondii ME49 chromosome VIIb, whole genome shotgun sequence genome contains these proteins:
- a CDS encoding hypothetical protein (encoded by transcript TGME49_255410~Predicted trans-membrane domain (TMHMM2.0):86-109:121-144) produces MSTLTANGAGAACATPVESAVGSNANQGGVSLDLATAADSAPAMPHEEVGLSKRKSQVHEPLIKAEAQEDDVSVPVGEHSKKEDNDITWVVLALLASFICPPIGCLAFCLNLRYPEDSRRYYWAVRALEVGSLLSFVYSLVLVALLSDLKLVYTQNDAAYIGVGY; encoded by the exons ATGTCGACTCTGACAGCAAACGGCGCAGGTGCTGCTTGTGCAACACCCGTTGAGTCTGCCGTAGGATCTAACGCCAATCAGGGTGGAGTTTCCCTGGATTTGGCGACAGCTGCAGACAGCGCTCCCGCGATGCCCCACGAAGAAGTTGGCCTCTCCAAGCGGAAG TCGCAGGTACACGAGCCGCTGATCAAGGCCGAGGCGCAAGAAGACGACGTTTCTGTCCCTGTTGGAGAG CACtcaaagaaggaagacaacGACATTACCTGGGTGGTGCTCGCTCTGCTGGCCTCTTTCATTTGCCCTCCCATCGGCTGCCTCGCGTTTTGCCTCAACCTAC GTTACCCTGAGGACTCTCGAAGATACTACTGGGCTGTGCGAGCACTGGAAGTCGGGAGCTTGCTGTCGTTTGTGTATTCCCTGGTGCTAGTCGCGCTTCTTTCCGACCTGAAGTTGGTTTACACGCAGAACGACGCAGCGTATATCGGAGTGGGGTACTGA